The following coding sequences are from one Arcobacter nitrofigilis DSM 7299 window:
- the alc gene encoding allantoicase — MINVTSLDLGTKILYVSDEFFANSQRMLEETQAVFKDEYDENGHWMDGWETRRRRDTKNDFCIIKLGASSKINSFEVDTAHFKGNYPLAVSIKACYSKDINDEEIINNPENFHWKELLVQSDLQGDTKHNFDSSCQDEITHIRMDIYPDGGIARFKAFGTICFDEKLYDMDNINVISMLNGARAVRTNNEFFGALKNILKEKDSLYMGDGWETRRRRTPGFDWGIIELSKPAIIDNIMIDTNFFKGNFPDSFSICSAYIKESTDNSIETQSIFWEELIPSQKLEMDNKHYYNKSFLLHNKPITHIRINIFPDGGVSRLKLFGKFIKDEELKYLI, encoded by the coding sequence ATGATTAATGTTACAAGTTTAGATTTAGGAACAAAAATTTTATATGTTAGCGATGAATTCTTCGCAAATTCCCAAAGAATGTTGGAAGAAACACAAGCTGTATTTAAAGATGAATATGATGAAAATGGTCATTGGATGGATGGTTGGGAAACCAGAAGAAGAAGAGATACCAAAAATGATTTTTGTATTATTAAATTGGGAGCAAGTTCTAAAATAAACTCTTTTGAAGTTGATACTGCTCATTTTAAAGGAAATTATCCTTTAGCTGTTTCAATTAAAGCTTGTTATTCAAAAGATATAAATGACGAAGAGATTATTAACAATCCAGAAAACTTCCATTGGAAAGAATTACTTGTACAAAGTGATTTACAAGGAGATACAAAACATAATTTTGATTCTTCTTGTCAAGATGAAATAACACATATAAGAATGGATATTTATCCAGATGGTGGAATAGCTAGATTTAAAGCCTTTGGAACGATTTGTTTTGATGAGAAACTTTATGATATGGATAATATCAATGTAATTTCTATGTTAAATGGAGCACGAGCAGTTAGAACAAATAATGAGTTTTTTGGAGCTTTAAAGAATATCTTAAAAGAAAAAGACTCTTTATATATGGGTGATGGTTGGGAAACTAGAAGAAGAAGAACACCGGGATTTGATTGGGGAATTATAGAGTTGTCAAAACCAGCTATTATAGATAACATTATGATTGATACAAATTTTTTTAAAGGTAACTTTCCTGATTCTTTTTCTATTTGTAGCGCTTATATAAAAGAATCAACTGATAATTCAATAGAGACACAAAGTATATTTTGGGAAGAGTTAATACCAAGTCAAAAACTTGAAATGGATAATAAACACTATTATAATAAAAGTTTTTTATTACATAATAAACCAATTACACATATAAGAATAAATATATTCCCTGATGGTGGAGTTTCAAGGCTTAAGCTTTTTGGTAAGTTTATAAAAGATGAAGAGTTGAAATATTTAATATGA
- a CDS encoding ureidoglycolate lyase, with amino-acid sequence MKRVIKPELLTRKTFKKYGEVISTEDSDSKIINDGFAKKYYELCIMDANENNGKSTLHIYEAKKREFPLKISMLEKHPFFSQTFMPRSTKPFLVVVALGEDEPDLSTLKAFLTNGNQGVYYNRGIWHFPLISLEDNEQFIVIDRSDCAEEENKIIECIELELKGEIYLLNE; translated from the coding sequence ATGAAAAGAGTTATAAAACCAGAGCTTCTTACAAGAAAAACTTTTAAAAAGTATGGAGAAGTGATTTCTACAGAAGATAGTGATTCAAAGATTATTAATGATGGCTTTGCTAAAAAATATTATGAACTTTGCATTATGGATGCAAATGAAAATAATGGAAAATCTACACTTCATATATATGAAGCAAAAAAAAGAGAATTTCCTTTAAAAATCTCTATGTTAGAAAAACATCCATTCTTTTCACAAACTTTTATGCCAAGAAGTACAAAACCTTTTTTGGTTGTTGTTGCTTTAGGAGAAGATGAACCAGATTTGTCAACTCTAAAAGCCTTTCTTACGAATGGCAATCAAGGAGTTTATTATAATAGAGGCATTTGGCATTTTCCCTTAATAAGTCTTGAAGATAATGAACAGTTCATAGTAATAGATAGAAGTGATTGTGCAGAAGAAGAGAATAAAATAATTGAGTGTATAGAACTTGAACTCAAAGGTGAAATATATCTTCTAAATGAATAG
- a CDS encoding urease subunit beta: MFLTNREQERLMIYTASKLALERKEKGLRLNYPEAVAILSSYILEGAREGKTVAQLMVDATKVLGEDDVMDGIASMMHMVQIEATFDDGTKLVTVHNPITTSKKAKIEPGEYFVNEGEITLNENKELTTIEVENRGDRPVQIGSHYHFFEVNKELAFDRAQAYGKRLDVPAGTSVRFEPGSTKEINLIEFSGKRYMSGFNGLVEGFLDDVPTKENAMKNLEKFLGV; encoded by the coding sequence ATGTTTTTAACAAATCGTGAACAAGAAAGATTGATGATTTATACAGCTTCAAAATTGGCACTTGAACGTAAAGAAAAAGGTTTAAGACTAAATTATCCAGAAGCTGTTGCAATCTTGAGTTCATACATTCTTGAAGGTGCAAGGGAAGGTAAAACTGTAGCACAACTTATGGTTGATGCTACGAAAGTTTTAGGTGAAGATGATGTTATGGATGGAATTGCTTCTATGATGCATATGGTTCAAATAGAAGCTACCTTTGATGATGGTACAAAACTTGTCACTGTTCACAATCCTATTACTACAAGTAAAAAAGCAAAAATAGAGCCGGGTGAATATTTTGTAAATGAAGGTGAAATAACTCTAAATGAAAACAAAGAACTTACCACAATAGAAGTAGAAAACAGAGGTGATAGACCAGTACAAATTGGATCACACTATCACTTTTTTGAAGTTAATAAAGAACTTGCCTTTGATAGAGCACAAGCTTATGGTAAAAGACTTGATGTTCCAGCGGGAACTTCAGTGCGATTTGAACCTGGTTCAACAAAAGAGATAAATTTAATAGAGTTTAGTGGAAAAAGATATATGAGTGGATTTAATGGTTTGGTTGAGGGATTTTTAGATGATGTTCCAACAAAAGAAAATGCCATGAAAAATTTAGAAAAGTTCCTAGGAGTATAA
- the ureC gene encoding urease subunit alpha, with amino-acid sequence MKISKEKYASMYGPTTGDRFRLSDTSLIAKIEKDYTTYGEESKFGGGKTVRDGMAQSPTAVDVADLIITNAVIIDYTGIYKADIGIKDGVIIAIGKSGNPNLCDGITEGLEIGANTEILSAEGKIITAGGIDSHIHFISPGQIDVALASGVTTMVGGGTGPNTGTNATTCTPGEWNIGKMIQSVDNLPLNFGFMGKGNSSCKEALEVQIKAGAMGLKLHEDWGSTPKAIDTCLSVADEYDVQVAIHTDTLNESGFVDNTVDSFKDRTIHTFHSEGAGGGHAPDIMKVAGLANVLPSSTNPTLPYTKNTIEEHLDMLMVCHHLSPKIPEDVSFAESRIRGKTIAAEDVLHDLGAISITSSDSQAMGRVGEVLTRTWQVADSMKKQRGALDGDDELSDNNRIKRYIAKYTINPAIACGIDEYVGSVEVGKMADLVLWNRAFFGIKPEIIIKGGFIALSMMGDSNASIPTPEPNMYRPMFGSLGKAPAKTSAIFTSNIAIEEGIKEKLEIDKAVLAVKNTRNIGKKDMKLNDFIGNIEVNPETYDVTVNGEIIESNYVSVVPMAKKYFMF; translated from the coding sequence ATGAAAATATCAAAAGAAAAATATGCTTCAATGTATGGACCAACAACTGGTGATAGATTTAGACTCTCTGATACATCTTTAATAGCTAAGATAGAAAAAGATTATACAACTTATGGAGAAGAGAGTAAGTTTGGTGGTGGTAAAACAGTAAGAGATGGTATGGCACAAAGTCCAACGGCTGTTGATGTTGCTGATTTGATTATTACAAATGCTGTTATTATTGATTATACAGGTATTTACAAAGCTGATATAGGTATCAAAGATGGTGTAATAATAGCTATTGGAAAATCTGGAAATCCAAATCTTTGTGATGGTATTACAGAAGGTTTAGAAATAGGAGCAAACACTGAAATATTGTCTGCTGAGGGTAAAATTATAACTGCTGGTGGTATAGATTCTCATATCCATTTTATAAGTCCTGGTCAAATTGATGTTGCACTAGCTAGTGGAGTTACTACTATGGTAGGTGGTGGAACTGGACCAAATACAGGAACAAATGCCACAACTTGTACACCAGGGGAGTGGAATATAGGTAAGATGATACAAAGTGTTGATAACTTACCACTTAACTTTGGTTTTATGGGAAAAGGAAATAGTTCTTGTAAAGAGGCTTTAGAGGTTCAAATAAAAGCTGGAGCTATGGGACTAAAACTGCATGAGGATTGGGGAAGTACACCAAAAGCTATTGATACTTGTTTAAGTGTTGCTGATGAATATGATGTACAAGTTGCTATTCATACAGATACTTTAAATGAATCAGGTTTTGTAGATAATACAGTTGACTCTTTTAAAGATAGAACAATACATACCTTCCATAGTGAAGGAGCAGGTGGTGGACATGCCCCTGATATTATGAAAGTGGCTGGATTAGCTAATGTATTACCATCAAGTACTAATCCAACACTGCCATATACAAAAAACACTATAGAAGAACATCTTGATATGCTTATGGTATGTCATCACTTAAGTCCAAAGATTCCTGAAGATGTAAGTTTTGCAGAGAGTCGTATTAGAGGCAAGACAATTGCAGCTGAAGATGTGTTACATGACTTGGGAGCTATTAGTATCACAAGTAGCGATTCACAAGCTATGGGAAGAGTAGGGGAAGTACTTACAAGAACTTGGCAAGTGGCAGACTCTATGAAAAAACAAAGAGGTGCTTTAGATGGAGATGATGAATTAAGTGATAATAATAGAATCAAAAGATATATCGCAAAATATACTATAAATCCAGCAATCGCTTGTGGAATAGATGAGTATGTAGGAAGTGTAGAAGTTGGCAAGATGGCTGACTTAGTTTTATGGAATAGAGCTTTCTTTGGGATAAAACCTGAGATTATTATCAAAGGTGGATTTATAGCACTTAGTATGATGGGTGATTCAAATGCCTCAATTCCAACACCTGAACCAAATATGTATAGACCTATGTTTGGAAGTTTAGGGAAAGCCCCAGCAAAAACAAGTGCAATCTTTACTTCAAATATAGCAATTGAAGAAGGTATAAAAGAGAAACTTGAAATCGATAAAGCTGTACTTGCTGTTAAAAATACAAGAAATATAGGTAAAAAAGATATGAAGTTAAATGACTTCATTGGAAATATTGAAGTTAATCCTGAAACTTATGATGTAACAGTAAATGGTGAGATAATAGAGTCGAACTATGTGTCAGTAGTACCAATGGCAAAAAAATATTTTATGTTCTAG